The following is a genomic window from Brucella pseudogrignonensis.
GCGCCTCAGCTTCGCGTTTTGCAGCTTCGAGCTTACCTTCAGCTTCCAGAATCTGGGATTGCTTCTGACCTTCAGCACGCAAAATCTGCGCATTGCGGTCGCCCTCTGCTTCCAGAACCTGCGCACGCTTATCGCGCTCCGCCTTCATCTGGCGTGCCATTGAGGTCACAATATCAGCCGGTGGGTTAATGTCTTTAATCTCTACACGGGTCATTTTCAGACCCCATGGATGCGCTGCATCATCGACGATACGCAACAGGCGATCATTGATCGCATCACGGTTGGAAAGCAGTTCGTCCAGATCCATTGAGCCCATAACAGAACGGATATTTGTCATGGTGAGATTCAGGATTGCATATTGCAGATTGGAAACCTGATAAGCGGCCTGTGCTGCGTTGAGTACCTGATAGAAAGCCACGCCATCGACACCCACGATTGCATTGTCGCGGGTGATAACTTCCTGCGTTGGAACGTCGAGCACCTGTTCCATCATATTGAGCTTTGCACCAATGCGATCAAAGAAAGGCACGATGAGATTGAGGCCCGGCATCAGCGTGCGGGTGTAGCGGCCAAAACGCTCGACTGTGTAGTTATAGCCTTGGGGCACAGTCTTGATGCCAGCAAAAAGCGTAATCAGAACGAGTGCAGCTAAAATCAGCAGCGTAATGTCAAAACCAGTCATTATCCAAACCCTTTAAATTAAACCCAACCCTGCAACTCACGACGGACGAGTGTTTCGATCACTTTCATGCCCTCTTCGCTGTCATTGAGGCATGGGATATGGCTGAAGTTTTCACCACCGGCCTCATGAAATTCTTCTGCTGCTTCGTGGCCGATTTCATCCACCGTTTCCAGACAAT
Proteins encoded in this region:
- a CDS encoding SPFH domain-containing protein, with translation MTGFDITLLILAALVLITLFAGIKTVPQGYNYTVERFGRYTRTLMPGLNLIVPFFDRIGAKLNMMEQVLDVPTQEVITRDNAIVGVDGVAFYQVLNAAQAAYQVSNLQYAILNLTMTNIRSVMGSMDLDELLSNRDAINDRLLRIVDDAAHPWGLKMTRVEIKDINPPADIVTSMARQMKAERDKRAQVLEAEGDRNAQILRAEGQKQSQILEAEGKLEAAKREAEARERLAEAEARATTLVSDAVASGNVQALNYFVAQKYTEALGNIASAKNQKVVLMPLEASSVIGSLAGIGAIAKEVFGDGNHSVDPTPTAPAPRSRSVPTTRS